A single Cnuibacter physcomitrellae DNA region contains:
- the carB gene encoding carbamoyl-phosphate synthase large subunit, translated as MPRREDIQSVLVIGSGPIVIGQAVEFDYSGTQACRVLREEGVRVILVNSNPATIMTDPDFADATYVEPITPEVIEAIIAKERPDAVLPTLGGQTALNAAIQLHKRGILEKYDVELIGADFDAINRGEDRQIFKELVVESGADVARSYIATTVEQALEYAEDLGYPLVVRPSFTMGGLGSGFAYTPDDLRRIAGDGIHQSPTHEVLLEESILGWKEYELELMRDTADNTVVVCSIENVDPVGVHTGDSITVAPALTLTDREYQKLRDIGIEIIRRVGVDTGGCNIQFAVDPSNGRIIVIEMNPRVSRSSALASKATGFPIAKIAAKLAIGYRLDEIPNDITKVTPASFEPTLDYVVVKVPRFAFEKFPAADPTLTTTMKSVGEAMAIGRNFTQALQKSLRSLEKRGSSFHWEPLSQSKEELLAIAATPTDGRIVTVQQALRAGATPEEVFEATKIDPWFIDQIALINEVAEEIAQSENADTAMFRLAKDHGFSDAQIASLRGFGEKDVREVRHILGIRPVYKTVDTCAGEFPALTPYHYSSYDLESEVEPSDARKVVILGSGPNRIGQGVEFDYSCVHASFALSAAGFETIMINCNPETVSTDYDTSDRLYFEPLTLEDVLEVIHAESQSGELVGVVVQLGGQTALGLAKGLEEAGVPILGTTPSAIDLAEERGLFAGILADAGLVAPRNGTAYDHASAVAVANDIGFPVLVRPSYVLGGRGMEIVYDQPSLADYFGRIDGQVVVDSSTPLLVDRFLDDAIEIDVDALYDGHELYIGGIMEHIEEAGIHSGDSSCTLPPVTLGRAQIDQVREATLAIARGIGVQGLLNVQFAIGAGVLYVLEANPRASRTVPFVSKALGIPLAKAASRLMVGETIASLKAEGLLPEVDGSRVPLDSPVSVKEAVLPFKRFRTREGLIVDSVLGPEMRSTGEVMGIDKDFPRAFAKSQDAAYGGMPQSGTVFVSVSDRDKRAIVLPVLRLQQLGFDILATSGTAEVLNRNGIRARIVPKHFEGGQGEKTIVDLINENAVDIVINTPSGRSARVDGYEIRAAAVAADKPLFTTMAELSAAVASFDALSDGFEVTSLQEYALQRAARA; from the coding sequence ATGCCCCGCAGGGAAGACATCCAGAGCGTCCTCGTCATCGGCTCCGGCCCGATCGTCATCGGCCAGGCCGTCGAGTTCGACTACTCCGGCACGCAGGCCTGCCGCGTGCTGCGCGAGGAGGGCGTCCGCGTCATCCTCGTCAACTCGAACCCGGCGACGATCATGACCGACCCCGACTTCGCCGACGCCACCTACGTCGAGCCCATCACCCCCGAGGTGATCGAGGCGATCATCGCGAAGGAGCGCCCGGATGCGGTGCTGCCGACGCTGGGCGGCCAGACCGCGCTCAACGCGGCCATCCAGCTGCACAAGCGCGGGATCCTCGAGAAGTACGACGTCGAGCTCATCGGCGCCGACTTCGACGCCATCAACCGGGGCGAGGACCGTCAGATCTTCAAGGAGCTCGTGGTCGAGTCGGGTGCCGACGTCGCGCGCTCCTACATCGCCACCACGGTCGAGCAGGCCCTCGAGTACGCCGAGGACCTCGGGTATCCACTCGTCGTCCGTCCGTCGTTCACCATGGGCGGACTCGGCTCGGGCTTCGCCTACACCCCCGACGACCTGCGTCGGATCGCCGGTGACGGGATCCACCAGAGCCCGACCCACGAGGTGCTCCTCGAGGAGTCGATCCTCGGCTGGAAGGAGTACGAGCTCGAGCTCATGCGCGACACCGCCGACAACACGGTGGTCGTCTGCTCGATCGAGAACGTCGACCCGGTCGGCGTCCACACCGGCGACTCCATCACCGTCGCCCCGGCGCTCACGCTCACCGACCGCGAGTACCAGAAGCTGCGCGACATCGGCATCGAGATCATCCGCCGGGTGGGCGTCGACACGGGCGGCTGCAACATCCAGTTCGCCGTCGACCCCTCCAACGGCCGCATCATCGTGATCGAGATGAACCCGCGCGTCTCGCGGTCGTCGGCGCTGGCCTCGAAGGCCACCGGCTTCCCGATCGCCAAGATCGCTGCGAAGCTCGCCATCGGCTACCGCCTCGACGAGATCCCGAACGACATCACGAAGGTCACCCCGGCCTCCTTCGAGCCCACCCTCGACTACGTCGTGGTGAAGGTGCCCCGGTTCGCGTTCGAGAAGTTCCCCGCCGCCGACCCGACGCTCACCACCACGATGAAGAGCGTCGGCGAGGCCATGGCGATCGGCCGCAACTTCACCCAGGCGCTGCAGAAGTCGCTGCGCTCCCTCGAGAAGCGCGGCTCCTCGTTCCACTGGGAACCGCTGTCGCAGTCGAAGGAGGAGTTGCTCGCGATCGCCGCGACGCCCACCGACGGCCGCATCGTCACGGTGCAGCAGGCGCTCCGCGCCGGAGCGACGCCTGAGGAGGTCTTCGAGGCCACCAAGATCGACCCCTGGTTCATCGACCAGATCGCGCTCATCAACGAGGTCGCCGAGGAGATCGCCCAGTCGGAGAACGCCGACACCGCGATGTTCCGCCTGGCCAAGGACCACGGGTTCTCGGATGCGCAGATCGCGTCGCTGCGCGGGTTCGGCGAGAAGGACGTCCGCGAGGTCCGTCACATCCTCGGCATCCGGCCCGTCTACAAGACCGTCGACACCTGCGCGGGGGAGTTCCCCGCGCTGACGCCGTACCACTACTCGAGCTACGACCTCGAGAGCGAGGTCGAGCCGAGCGACGCCCGCAAGGTCGTCATCCTCGGCTCCGGCCCGAACCGGATCGGTCAGGGCGTGGAGTTCGACTACTCCTGCGTGCACGCATCGTTCGCCCTCTCGGCGGCGGGGTTCGAGACGATCATGATCAACTGCAACCCCGAGACGGTCTCGACCGACTACGACACCAGCGACCGGCTCTACTTCGAGCCGCTGACCCTCGAGGACGTCCTCGAGGTCATCCACGCCGAGTCGCAGTCGGGCGAGCTGGTCGGCGTCGTCGTGCAGCTAGGCGGCCAGACCGCCCTCGGGCTCGCGAAGGGGCTTGAGGAGGCGGGGGTCCCGATCCTCGGCACCACGCCGTCGGCGATCGACCTCGCGGAGGAGCGCGGGCTGTTCGCGGGCATCCTCGCCGACGCCGGGCTCGTCGCGCCGCGGAACGGCACCGCGTACGACCACGCCAGCGCCGTCGCCGTCGCGAACGATATCGGCTTCCCCGTGCTCGTCCGCCCGTCCTACGTGCTGGGCGGCCGGGGCATGGAGATCGTCTACGACCAGCCGTCGCTGGCCGACTACTTCGGCCGCATCGACGGTCAGGTCGTGGTCGACTCGTCGACTCCGCTCCTCGTCGACCGCTTCCTCGACGACGCCATCGAGATCGACGTCGACGCCCTCTACGACGGCCACGAGCTGTACATCGGCGGCATCATGGAGCACATCGAGGAGGCCGGCATCCACTCCGGCGACTCGAGCTGCACCCTGCCGCCCGTCACGCTCGGTCGTGCGCAGATCGACCAGGTCCGGGAGGCCACGCTGGCCATCGCGCGCGGGATCGGCGTGCAGGGCCTGCTCAACGTCCAGTTCGCGATCGGCGCGGGCGTGCTCTACGTGCTCGAGGCGAACCCGCGTGCATCCCGCACGGTGCCGTTCGTGTCGAAGGCGCTGGGCATCCCGCTCGCCAAGGCCGCATCGCGCCTGATGGTCGGCGAGACGATCGCCTCGCTCAAGGCGGAGGGCCTGCTCCCCGAGGTCGACGGATCGCGCGTCCCGCTCGACTCGCCCGTCTCGGTGAAGGAGGCGGTGCTGCCGTTCAAGCGGTTCCGCACGCGAGAGGGTCTCATCGTCGACTCCGTGCTCGGCCCGGAGATGCGCTCGACCGGCGAGGTCATGGGCATCGACAAGGACTTCCCGAGGGCCTTCGCGAAGAGCCAGGACGCCGCGTACGGCGGCATGCCGCAGTCGGGGACGGTCTTCGTGTCGGTCTCCGACCGCGACAAGCGCGCCATCGTGCTCCCGGTGCTCCGTCTGCAGCAGCTCGGCTTCGACATCCTCGCCACCTCGGGCACGGCCGAGGTGCTGAACCGCAACGGCATCCGCGCCCGCATCGTGCCGAAGCACTTCGAGGGCGGTCAGGGCGAGAAGACCATCGTCGACCTGATCAACGAGAACGCGGTCGACATCGTCATCAACACCCCCTCCGGACGCTCGGCACGCGTCGACGGCTACGAGATCCGCGCCGCGGCGGTGGCGGCCGACAAGCCGCTCTTCACCACCATGGCCGAGCTCTCGGCCGCGGTGGCGTCGTTCGACGCGCTGAGCGACGGCTTCGAGGTGACGAGTCTGCAGGAGTACGCCCTGCAGCGGGCGGCCCGCGCATGA
- a CDS encoding PH-like domain-containing protein: MSRLLPAALVAVLAVALLAAMVLAWRARKRRQAAFAVTTSAPQSRGAVVESASVLYVATTRAGDPLDRLTIPGLAFRARAIVTVYETGVSIQPDGERETFIAKAYLRSVGTSTWAIDRVVEPGGLVRLDWTISSTDGPADVESYLRATEDGVAPRLLRALGALAPQQEGTAS; the protein is encoded by the coding sequence ATGAGCCGTCTGCTGCCCGCGGCCCTGGTGGCCGTCCTCGCGGTCGCGCTGCTCGCCGCGATGGTGCTCGCTTGGCGTGCGCGGAAGCGCCGGCAGGCCGCCTTCGCCGTCACCACCTCGGCCCCGCAGTCCCGGGGCGCGGTGGTCGAGAGCGCGTCGGTGCTCTACGTGGCCACCACCCGTGCCGGTGACCCGCTCGACCGGCTCACGATCCCCGGGCTGGCGTTCCGCGCCCGCGCGATCGTGACCGTGTACGAGACCGGCGTCTCGATCCAACCCGACGGGGAGCGTGAGACCTTCATCGCGAAGGCCTACCTCCGCTCCGTCGGCACCTCGACCTGGGCGATCGACCGCGTGGTCGAGCCCGGTGGTCTGGTGCGCCTCGACTGGACCATCTCCTCGACCGACGGCCCTGCCGACGTCGAGAGCTATCTCCGCGCCACCGAGGACGGAGTGGCCCCGCGCCTGCTCCGCGCTCTCGGCGCCCTCGCCCCGCAACAGGAAGGAACCGCCTCGTGA
- a CDS encoding type II 3-dehydroquinate dehydratase, with amino-acid sequence MTTTVLVLNGPNLGRLGSREPDVYGAQDLDALRAVLEADAGDDLRIDLRQTDDESELVSWLHGAVDSRTPVILNPAAFTHYSYALRDAAALVTKAGIPLIEVHISNPHARETFRHTSVISGIATGVIAGFGFGSYRLALQSLRYTS; translated from the coding sequence ATGACCACGACCGTGCTCGTGCTGAACGGACCCAACCTCGGCCGCCTCGGCTCACGCGAGCCCGACGTCTACGGCGCCCAGGACCTCGACGCGCTCCGCGCGGTCCTCGAGGCGGATGCGGGGGACGACCTCCGCATCGACCTGCGGCAGACCGACGACGAGTCGGAGCTCGTGAGCTGGCTCCACGGCGCCGTCGACTCACGCACCCCGGTGATCCTCAACCCGGCCGCCTTCACGCACTACTCCTACGCCCTCCGCGATGCGGCGGCTCTCGTGACCAAGGCGGGCATCCCCCTCATCGAGGTGCACATCTCGAACCCCCACGCGCGCGAGACGTTCCGGCACACGAGCGTCATCTCCGGCATCGCCACCGGGGTCATCGCCGGGTTCGGGTTCGGCTCGTACCGGCTGGCGCTCCAGTCGCTCCGCTACACTTCTTGA
- the carA gene encoding glutamine-hydrolyzing carbamoyl-phosphate synthase small subunit, which produces MTRLLSRAEPAVLVLEDGRRYEGRAYGARGRTLGEAVFATGMTGYQETLTDPSYAGQIVLQTAPHIGNTGVNDEDMESTRIWVAGYVVRDPSRVVSNFRAQRSLDDDLEKDGVVGISGIDTRAVTRHIRSFGAMRAGIFSGDEYELSQTEQLAAVRSGVEMAGQNLSSAVSTKEQYTVPAQGERIGTVAVLDLGVKTSTVNYLAERGFDVVVLPETVTGEQLVELAPDALFYSNGPGDPEASEAHVELLQTSLRSGTPFFGICFGNQLLGRALGFDTYKLPFGHRGINQPVLDRVTGRVEITSQNHGFAVDAPREGVVESPAGFGRVEVSHVSLNDDVVEGLRCLDIDAFSVQYHPEAAAGPHDSMYLFDRFRDMIVARTSSAAQATAEGESE; this is translated from the coding sequence GTGACCAGGCTGCTCAGTCGTGCCGAACCCGCCGTGCTCGTGCTGGAGGACGGCCGACGCTACGAGGGTCGCGCCTACGGCGCCCGCGGGCGCACTCTCGGCGAGGCGGTCTTCGCCACCGGCATGACCGGCTACCAGGAGACCCTCACCGACCCCTCCTACGCCGGCCAGATCGTCCTGCAGACCGCACCCCACATCGGCAACACGGGGGTCAACGACGAGGACATGGAGTCGACCCGCATCTGGGTCGCCGGGTACGTCGTGCGTGATCCCTCCCGTGTCGTCTCCAACTTCCGCGCGCAGCGCAGTCTCGACGACGACCTCGAGAAGGACGGCGTGGTCGGCATCAGCGGCATCGATACACGCGCCGTGACCCGCCACATCCGCTCCTTCGGGGCGATGCGCGCCGGGATCTTCTCCGGCGACGAGTACGAGCTCAGCCAGACCGAGCAGCTGGCGGCCGTCCGCTCCGGCGTCGAGATGGCGGGCCAGAACCTGTCCTCCGCCGTGTCGACGAAGGAGCAGTACACCGTGCCCGCGCAGGGGGAGCGCATCGGGACGGTGGCCGTCCTCGATCTCGGGGTGAAGACGTCGACGGTCAACTACCTGGCCGAGCGCGGCTTCGACGTGGTCGTCCTGCCCGAGACGGTGACGGGGGAGCAGCTCGTCGAGCTCGCCCCCGACGCCCTGTTCTACAGCAACGGTCCCGGCGACCCCGAGGCCTCCGAGGCGCACGTGGAGCTCCTGCAGACCTCGCTGCGGTCGGGCACGCCGTTCTTCGGCATCTGCTTCGGCAACCAGCTGCTGGGACGCGCCCTCGGGTTCGACACCTACAAGCTGCCCTTCGGCCACCGCGGCATCAACCAGCCCGTGCTCGACCGTGTCACCGGCCGCGTCGAGATCACCAGCCAGAACCACGGGTTCGCGGTCGACGCCCCGCGCGAGGGCGTCGTCGAGTCGCCCGCCGGGTTCGGCCGGGTCGAGGTCAGCCACGTGAGCCTCAACGACGACGTCGTGGAGGGCCTCCGCTGCCTCGACATCGACGCGTTCTCGGTCCAGTACCACCCCGAGGCGGCCGCTGGCCCGCACGACTCCATGTACCTGTTCGACCGCTTCCGCGACATGATCGTCGCCCGCACGAGCTCCGCCGCCCAGGCGACCGCCGAAGGAGAGTCCGAGTAA
- a CDS encoding dihydroorotase — MRYLISGATLPDGSGADILVAAGTIAAVGRIPDADAAGATVVDASGLVALPGLVDLHTHLREPGYEQSETVLTGTRAAAAGGFTAVFAMANTLPVADTAGVVEQVKSLGDAAGYATVRPIGAVTVGLAGQTLSEIGAMARSRAAVRVFSDDGKCVHDSLLMRRALEYVSTFDGVVAQHAQDPRLTEGAQMNESALSSELGLKGWPAVAEESIIARDVLLAEHVGARLHVCHLSTAGSVDVVRWAKARGIAVTAEATPHHLLLTEELVRSYDARYKVNPPLRRDEDVRALREGVADGTIDIVATDHAPHPQESKECEWDAASFGMVGLESALPVVQTALVDTGLIGWADVARILSTEPARIGRLAGHSHAFEPGSAANLTLVDPAASSTFELDRLHGRSTNSPYLGATLSGSVRWTFHRGYPTLRDGVLADVTETAEAATAYTEAFS; from the coding sequence GTGAGGTACCTGATCAGCGGCGCCACGCTGCCCGACGGCAGCGGTGCCGACATCCTCGTCGCGGCGGGCACGATCGCCGCCGTGGGTCGCATCCCCGACGCGGATGCCGCGGGCGCGACGGTCGTCGACGCCTCGGGTCTCGTCGCGCTCCCGGGCCTCGTCGACCTGCACACCCACCTCCGCGAGCCCGGCTACGAGCAGAGCGAGACCGTGCTCACCGGTACCCGGGCCGCCGCCGCGGGCGGCTTCACCGCGGTGTTCGCGATGGCGAACACGCTGCCGGTCGCCGACACCGCGGGAGTGGTCGAGCAGGTGAAGTCGCTGGGCGATGCCGCCGGGTACGCCACGGTGCGTCCGATCGGAGCCGTGACGGTGGGGCTCGCCGGCCAGACGCTCAGCGAGATCGGTGCGATGGCACGATCCCGTGCCGCCGTGCGGGTCTTCTCCGACGACGGGAAGTGCGTGCACGACTCGCTGCTCATGCGCCGCGCCCTCGAGTACGTCTCGACCTTCGACGGCGTCGTCGCGCAGCACGCCCAGGACCCCCGGCTGACCGAGGGCGCGCAGATGAACGAGAGCGCGCTCTCGAGCGAGCTCGGCCTCAAGGGCTGGCCTGCGGTGGCCGAGGAGTCGATCATCGCCCGCGACGTCCTGCTCGCGGAGCACGTCGGCGCGCGCCTGCACGTCTGCCACCTCTCCACCGCCGGCTCCGTCGACGTGGTTCGCTGGGCCAAGGCCCGCGGCATCGCCGTCACCGCCGAGGCCACACCGCACCACCTCCTGCTCACCGAGGAGCTCGTCCGCAGCTACGACGCCCGGTACAAGGTGAACCCGCCGCTGCGTCGCGATGAGGACGTCCGGGCCCTCCGCGAAGGCGTCGCGGACGGCACGATCGACATCGTCGCCACCGACCACGCCCCGCATCCGCAGGAGAGCAAGGAGTGCGAGTGGGATGCCGCATCCTTCGGGATGGTCGGGCTCGAGTCCGCGCTCCCCGTCGTGCAGACGGCGCTCGTCGACACCGGCCTCATCGGATGGGCGGACGTCGCGCGCATCCTGTCGACCGAGCCCGCCCGGATCGGCCGCCTCGCCGGCCACAGCCACGCGTTCGAGCCCGGCTCGGCGGCGAACCTCACGCTCGTCGATCCCGCCGCCTCCAGCACCTTCGAACTCGACCGCCTGCACGGCCGCAGCACCAACTCGCCCTACCTCGGGGCCACGCTGTCGGGCAGCGTGCGCTGGACGTTCCACCGCGGATACCCGACGCTGCGCGATGGGGTGCTCGCCGACGTGACGGAGACGGCGGAGGCCGCGACCGCGTACACGGAGGCGTTCTCATGA
- the nusB gene encoding transcription antitermination factor NusB encodes MSARTKARKRALDILYAADVRQIPVSEALAAEAARAVSEPQRESSWLYARDIVDGVIDHQAEIDETIETYAQGWTLARMPAVDRGLLRIAVWEIMFNDEVPASVAISEAVEAAGLLSTDDSSGFVNGVLGKIAQSV; translated from the coding sequence ATGAGCGCACGTACGAAGGCCCGCAAGCGAGCCCTCGACATCCTGTACGCCGCCGACGTGCGGCAGATCCCGGTCTCCGAGGCTCTCGCCGCTGAAGCGGCGCGAGCGGTCTCCGAGCCCCAGCGCGAGTCGTCCTGGCTCTACGCCCGCGACATCGTCGACGGCGTGATCGACCACCAGGCCGAGATCGACGAGACGATCGAGACCTACGCGCAGGGCTGGACCCTCGCCCGCATGCCCGCCGTCGACCGGGGCCTGCTCCGCATCGCGGTCTGGGAGATCATGTTCAACGACGAGGTGCCGGCGTCGGTCGCCATCTCCGAGGCCGTCGAGGCCGCGGGCCTGCTCTCCACCGACGACTCCTCGGGCTTCGTCAACGGCGTCCTGGGCAAGATCGCCCAGTCCGTCTGA
- the pyrF gene encoding orotidine-5'-phosphate decarboxylase codes for MTAPAIPFGSRLAEAFDRSRLCIGIDPHPYLLDAWGLDRDARGLERFGRTVVEAAAGRVRLVKPQVAFFEALASAGFAALERVLSDARDAGLLVIGDAKRGDIGSTNDGYGSAWLTPGSPLEVDALTVTAYTGVGALSGMIDTARAAGKGLFVLAATSNPESAPVQTAVTGSGDTVAHRIALGVSEHNADAARSGRLGSFGLVIGATKRLVDYGLDSAGGELDSTPVLAPGYGVQGARFDDIPSVFGRLAGNTVVSVSRSVLGAGPAGIGSAIESEVAAVAEATA; via the coding sequence ATGACCGCTCCGGCGATCCCGTTCGGATCCCGGTTGGCCGAGGCGTTCGACCGGTCGCGGCTGTGCATCGGCATCGACCCGCATCCGTACCTGCTCGACGCCTGGGGCCTCGATCGCGACGCCCGAGGCCTCGAACGGTTCGGACGGACGGTCGTCGAGGCCGCCGCGGGGAGGGTCCGCCTCGTGAAGCCTCAGGTGGCGTTCTTCGAGGCGCTCGCCTCTGCCGGGTTCGCCGCGCTCGAGCGGGTGCTGTCGGATGCCCGCGACGCTGGCCTGCTCGTCATCGGCGATGCGAAGCGGGGCGACATCGGGTCGACGAACGACGGCTATGGGTCGGCGTGGCTGACGCCGGGGTCGCCGCTCGAGGTCGATGCGCTCACCGTCACCGCCTACACGGGAGTCGGAGCACTGTCGGGGATGATCGACACCGCCAGGGCCGCCGGCAAGGGCCTGTTCGTGCTCGCGGCGACCTCGAACCCGGAGTCGGCTCCGGTGCAGACCGCGGTGACCGGGAGCGGCGACACGGTGGCCCATCGCATCGCGCTCGGAGTGTCCGAGCATAACGCGGACGCGGCACGGTCCGGCCGCCTCGGTTCGTTCGGTCTGGTGATCGGCGCCACCAAGCGACTGGTCGACTACGGCCTCGACAGCGCCGGCGGAGAGCTCGACTCGACTCCCGTGCTCGCGCCCGGGTACGGTGTGCAGGGTGCACGATTCGACGACATCCCCTCCGTGTTCGGCAGGCTCGCCGGGAACACGGTCGTGAGCGTGTCGCGGTCGGTGCTCGGGGCCGGCCCGGCCGGGATCGGGAGCGCCATCGAGTCGGAGGTCGCCGCGGTCGCGGAGGCGACGGCGTGA
- the efp gene encoding elongation factor P, whose protein sequence is MASTNDIKNGTVLSIDGQLWNVIEFQHVKPGKGGAFVRTKIKNVVTGKVVDRTFNAGAKIDTANVDRRDYQYLYRDGNDFVFMDTSDYDQITVSEAVVGDAANFMLENQNVTIALNDGTPLYLDLPASVVLEITYTEPGLQGDRSTGGTKPATVETGYQIQVPLFLETGTKVKVDTRSGDYLGRVND, encoded by the coding sequence ATGGCCTCCACCAACGACATCAAGAACGGCACAGTGCTCTCGATCGACGGGCAGCTCTGGAACGTCATCGAGTTCCAGCACGTGAAGCCGGGCAAGGGCGGCGCCTTCGTGCGCACCAAGATCAAGAACGTCGTCACCGGCAAGGTCGTCGACCGCACGTTCAACGCCGGCGCCAAGATCGACACCGCGAACGTCGACCGCCGCGACTACCAGTACCTCTACCGCGACGGCAACGACTTCGTGTTCATGGACACGAGCGACTACGACCAGATCACGGTCTCCGAGGCCGTGGTGGGCGACGCCGCGAACTTCATGCTCGAGAACCAGAACGTGACGATCGCGCTGAACGACGGCACGCCCCTGTACCTCGACCTGCCTGCCTCCGTCGTGCTCGAGATCACGTACACCGAGCCCGGCCTCCAGGGCGACCGCTCCACCGGCGGAACCAAGCCGGCGACCGTCGAGACCGGCTACCAGATCCAGGTGCCGCTGTTCCTCGAGACCGGCACGAAGGTCAAGGTCGACACGCGCTCGGGTGACTACCTCGGCCGCGTCAACGACTGA
- the pyrR gene encoding bifunctional pyr operon transcriptional regulator/uracil phosphoribosyltransferase PyrR, producing the protein MTARTVLQKPDITRALTRISHEILESDRGSDDLVVLGIPTRGVLLARRIGELISSIEPSGPSVADMVGALDVTMYRDDLARQPIRTPSPTRVPSRGIDGRTVVLVDDVLYSGRTVRAALDALQDIGRPRAVRLAVLVDRGHRELPIRADFVGKNLPTSRQERINVRLAEVDGAEEVTIEG; encoded by the coding sequence TTGACGGCGCGCACCGTGCTGCAGAAGCCTGACATCACCCGAGCGTTGACCCGCATCTCGCACGAGATCCTCGAGTCCGATCGCGGGTCCGACGACCTCGTCGTCCTCGGCATCCCGACCAGGGGAGTGCTGCTGGCCCGCCGGATCGGCGAGCTGATCTCGAGCATCGAGCCGAGCGGCCCCTCCGTCGCCGACATGGTCGGCGCGCTCGACGTCACGATGTACCGCGACGACCTCGCGCGGCAGCCCATCCGCACCCCCTCTCCGACCCGGGTGCCCTCCCGCGGGATCGACGGTCGCACGGTCGTACTGGTGGACGACGTGCTCTACTCCGGCCGCACCGTCCGCGCCGCGCTCGACGCGCTGCAGGACATCGGGCGACCCCGGGCCGTCCGGCTCGCGGTGCTGGTCGACCGAGGTCACCGAGAGCTGCCCATCCGCGCCGACTTCGTGGGCAAGAACCTGCCGACGAGCCGTCAGGAGCGCATCAACGTCCGCCTCGCCGAGGTCGACGGCGCCGAGGAGGTGACGATCGAGGGATGA
- a CDS encoding aspartate carbamoyltransferase catalytic subunit, with translation MRHLLSTKDLSRDEAIRILDVAEDMADVQTREVKRLPTLRGRTVVNLFFEDSTRTRISFEAAAKRLSADVINFSAKGSSVSKGEGLKDTAQTLGAMGAEAVVIRHHASGAPQVLAQSDWIDAPIVNAGDGTHEHPTQALLDAFTMRRRLHGDASRGRGLDGVRVVIVGDILHSRVARSNLWLLRTLGAEVTFVAPATLIPLGAGGWPTAISHDLDATLATRPDVVMMLRIQAERMNAAYFPNAREYAREWGLHDERLLSLPEDTIVMHPGPMNRGLEISARAADSERSTVLEQVANGVSIRMAVLYLLLSGEREVV, from the coding sequence ATGAGGCACCTGCTCTCCACCAAGGACCTGTCTCGCGACGAGGCCATCCGCATCCTCGACGTGGCCGAGGACATGGCCGACGTCCAGACCCGTGAGGTCAAGCGACTCCCCACCCTCCGCGGCCGCACGGTGGTGAACCTCTTCTTCGAGGACTCCACCCGCACCCGGATCTCGTTCGAGGCGGCCGCGAAGCGGCTCTCGGCCGACGTCATCAACTTCAGCGCCAAGGGCTCCAGCGTGTCGAAGGGCGAGGGCCTGAAGGACACCGCGCAGACGCTGGGCGCCATGGGCGCGGAGGCCGTGGTCATCCGTCATCACGCCTCCGGCGCGCCGCAGGTGCTCGCGCAGAGCGACTGGATCGACGCCCCCATCGTCAACGCCGGAGACGGCACGCACGAGCACCCGACGCAGGCGCTCCTCGACGCCTTCACCATGCGTCGGCGCCTGCACGGCGACGCCAGCCGCGGCCGGGGCCTCGACGGGGTCCGGGTCGTCATCGTGGGCGACATCCTGCACTCGCGCGTGGCCCGGTCGAACCTGTGGCTGCTGCGCACGCTCGGCGCCGAGGTCACCTTCGTCGCTCCCGCGACGCTCATCCCGTTGGGGGCGGGCGGCTGGCCGACGGCGATCAGCCACGACCTCGACGCCACCCTCGCGACGCGGCCAGACGTCGTGATGATGCTCCGCATCCAGGCCGAGCGGATGAACGCCGCCTACTTCCCGAACGCCCGGGAGTACGCGCGTGAGTGGGGCCTGCACGACGAGCGTCTGCTCAGCCTCCCGGAAGATACGATTGTGATGCACCCGGGCCCCATGAACAGGGGCCTGGAGATCTCGGCGCGAGCCGCGGACTCCGAGCGGTCCACCGTGCTGGAGCAGGTGGCCAACGGGGTGTCGATCCGGATGGCCGTGCTGTACCTGCTGCTGTCCGGCGAACGGGAGGTCGTGTGA